A stretch of the Campylobacter sp. 19-13652 genome encodes the following:
- the ubiE gene encoding bifunctional demethylmenaquinone methyltransferase/2-methoxy-6-polyprenyl-1,4-benzoquinol methylase UbiE, producing MQKQEKIVKMFDAIAPTYDVANRVLSLGIDIKWRREACEFALSEYAKDDISIVDVACGTGDMMKIWQDTAKKQGVNINSLIGVDPSNGMLAKAREKFSDFNFKFIEAYADNTTLKSASADILSISYGIRNVIERKEALKEFNRVLKNDGLVVVLEFTRRSKEGFISRLRDFYLQKILPKIGGFISKNKEAYEYLPNSIEGFLDAQTFCDELRIYGFEIVFCKSFSADISTLFVAKKIRNC from the coding sequence ATGCAAAAGCAAGAAAAAATAGTAAAGATGTTTGACGCCATAGCTCCTACTTATGATGTGGCAAATAGAGTTTTAAGCCTAGGTATAGACATAAAGTGGCGGCGCGAGGCCTGTGAGTTTGCGCTTAGCGAGTACGCAAAAGATGACATTAGTATAGTTGATGTGGCTTGTGGGACTGGTGATATGATGAAAATTTGGCAAGACACAGCCAAAAAACAGGGCGTAAATATAAATAGCCTAATAGGCGTAGACCCCTCAAACGGCATGCTGGCAAAGGCGAGAGAGAAATTTAGTGACTTTAATTTTAAATTTATCGAAGCCTATGCGGATAATACCACGCTTAAAAGCGCAAGCGCAGACATACTTAGCATAAGTTATGGCATACGAAACGTAATCGAGCGAAAAGAGGCACTAAAAGAGTTTAATCGTGTGCTAAAAAACGATGGGCTTGTCGTGGTGCTTGAGTTTACTAGGCGTAGCAAAGAGGGGTTTATAAGCAGGCTTAGGGATTTTTACTTGCAAAAAATTCTACCAAAAATAGGCGGCTTTATCAGTAAAAATAAAGAGGCGTATGAGTATTTGCCAAACTCCATAGAGGGCTTTTTAGACGCTCAGACTTTTTGCGATGAGCTACGAATTTACGGCTTTGAGATAGTGTTTTGCAAGAGCTTTAGTGCGGATATTTCCACGCTTTTTGTCGCTAAAAAGATAAGAAATTGCTAA
- the xseA gene encoding exodeoxyribonuclease VII large subunit, whose product MLSVTQLNEQAKALLETNFGLVEVRGEISRLTRHASGHWYFVLKDEGASVSAAMFKSANLKVGFSVKEGSKVVAYAKVSMYVQSGAYQLVVSALRPDGEGELEMALNELKAKLRAQGLFEPARKKPLPVLPMRVGVVTSATSAALADMIRVASSRWGLAKLYIHDSLTQGAEAPRALISVLKSADKMGYDAIVLARGGGSKEDLWCFNDEELALTIASLHTPIITGIGHEIDESVADLVADYRASTPTAAMSALLPDAAGVAQYIDRLSDDISSAFGAKVLACKNAIARFDFNGALNLKIAKSEARLLAISSRFLPQALAARIEAKGSLVSSLASRLNGAFERKILSFEARLAGLKASFSTYESFYEATTDLIEIRSNGKKIKLEELKSGDEVVLVGQNISKKAIIKE is encoded by the coding sequence TTGCTAAGCGTTACCCAGCTAAACGAGCAGGCAAAAGCTCTGCTTGAGACAAATTTTGGTCTTGTGGAGGTTAGGGGCGAGATAAGTCGTCTTACGCGCCATGCGAGCGGACATTGGTATTTTGTGCTAAAAGATGAGGGTGCAAGTGTAAGTGCCGCTATGTTTAAAAGTGCAAATTTAAAGGTGGGCTTTAGCGTTAAAGAGGGCTCTAAGGTCGTAGCGTATGCGAAGGTGTCTATGTATGTTCAAAGTGGTGCGTATCAGCTTGTAGTCTCTGCCCTGCGTCCTGATGGCGAGGGTGAGCTAGAAATGGCACTAAATGAATTAAAAGCAAAGCTTCGCGCCCAGGGGCTATTTGAGCCAGCGCGTAAAAAGCCACTACCAGTTCTGCCTATGCGAGTGGGCGTGGTTACCTCTGCTACTTCGGCTGCGCTTGCTGATATGATTAGGGTAGCAAGTAGCAGATGGGGGCTTGCAAAGCTTTATATACACGACTCACTTACTCAGGGTGCAGAAGCCCCAAGAGCTTTAATCTCTGTGCTAAAATCAGCTGATAAAATGGGCTATGACGCTATAGTCTTAGCTCGTGGTGGAGGGAGCAAGGAGGATTTGTGGTGCTTTAATGATGAGGAGCTAGCCCTTACAATTGCTTCTTTGCACACCCCAATAATTACAGGTATAGGACATGAGATAGATGAGAGTGTGGCTGATTTAGTCGCGGATTATCGCGCGTCAACGCCAACGGCTGCTATGAGTGCGCTTTTGCCTGACGCTGCGGGCGTGGCGCAGTATATAGATAGGCTAAGCGATGATATATCATCAGCCTTTGGTGCTAAGGTTTTAGCATGTAAAAACGCTATTGCTAGATTTGATTTTAATGGTGCGTTAAATTTAAAAATAGCCAAAAGCGAGGCCAGACTTTTGGCTATAAGCTCGAGATTTTTGCCGCAAGCCTTAGCTGCTCGCATTGAGGCAAAAGGCTCTTTGGTAAGCTCACTTGCCTCACGGCTAAATGGTGCTTTTGAGCGTAAAATTTTAAGCTTTGAGGCAAGGCTTGCTGGGCTTAAGGCTAGTTTTAGCACGTATGAAAGCTTTTATGAGGCTACTACTGACTTAATCGAGATTAGAAGTAATGGCAAAAAGATAAAGCTAGAGGAGCTAAAATCAGGCGATGAGGTGGTTTTAGTAGGACAAAATATAAGCAAAAAAGCGATAATAAAGGAGTGA
- the serC gene encoding 3-phosphoserine/phosphohydroxythreonine transaminase — MRVINFSAGPSALPLCVLQKAESEFLSFKGKGFSIMEISHRSAVFDEVYKSTVDSIKRLYALSDEYEVLFMQGGASLQFALAPMNLSQDKRVEYADTGVWTQKAIKEVKIQGKECVIVASSEQEAYSYIPEVSFSDDAAYGYICSNNTIYGTQYRTLPASKTPLVIDASSDVLSYPIDFSGSNVGVLFAGAQKNAGISGVTLVIIRKDMLERVPQNLPTMLRYDTYANNQSMFNTPPTFAIYMLGLICEWIEGLGGLEAVKERNAKKAFEIYNAIDTSGGFYKGHAKENSRSNMNVSFNIVANPALEPVFVEEASRAGMLGLKGHKHIGGIRASIYNAITPSEVETLTKFMREFVRKHG, encoded by the coding sequence ATGAGAGTGATAAATTTTAGTGCAGGACCAAGTGCGTTGCCGCTTTGCGTTTTGCAAAAGGCCGAGAGCGAGTTTTTAAGTTTTAAAGGCAAGGGCTTTAGCATAATGGAAATAAGCCATCGCTCGGCTGTTTTTGACGAGGTTTATAAAAGCACCGTCGATAGCATAAAGCGTCTTTATGCACTAAGCGATGAGTATGAGGTGCTTTTTATGCAAGGTGGGGCAAGCCTTCAGTTTGCGCTAGCGCCGATGAATTTATCACAGGATAAGAGAGTTGAGTACGCAGATACTGGGGTATGGACACAAAAAGCCATAAAAGAGGTAAAAATTCAAGGCAAAGAGTGCGTTATAGTAGCCTCAAGTGAACAAGAGGCGTATAGCTATATCCCAGAGGTTAGCTTCTCAGATGATGCGGCATATGGCTATATCTGCTCAAATAATACCATATACGGCACGCAGTATCGCACCCTACCAGCCTCAAAGACCCCACTAGTAATTGACGCTAGTAGTGATGTATTATCATATCCTATTGATTTTAGTGGCTCAAACGTGGGAGTTCTTTTTGCTGGGGCGCAGAAAAACGCGGGCATTAGTGGCGTTACGCTAGTTATTATCCGCAAAGATATGCTAGAGCGCGTCCCTCAAAATCTCCCTACCATGCTTCGCTATGACACATATGCTAATAATCAGTCGATGTTTAACACTCCGCCGACATTTGCTATTTATATGCTAGGGCTTATTTGTGAGTGGATAGAGGGGCTAGGAGGTCTAGAGGCGGTAAAGGAGCGAAATGCTAAAAAGGCTTTTGAAATTTATAACGCTATAGATACTTCAGGCGGCTTTTATAAGGGGCATGCTAAAGAAAATAGTCGCTCAAATATGAACGTAAGCTTTAATATAGTTGCTAACCCTGCGCTTGAGCCAGTCTTTGTCGAAGAGGCGAGCAGGGCTGGAATGTTAGGGCTTAAGGGGCATAAGCACATAGGCGGCATACGTGCGTCGATTTATAACGCCATAACACCTAGTGAGGTGGAAACTTTAACCAAGTTTATGAGAGAATTTGTGCGTAAGCATGGTTAA
- the topA gene encoding type I DNA topoisomerase, protein MMKNLIIVESPAKARTIKNFLGKDYDVIASKGHIRDLPKTSFGIKIENDEFIPEYRVSADHSKIVKEIKELAKSADAIYLATDEDREGEAIAYHIANAIGKKAQSLPRIVFHEITKNAINKALQNPRIIDMDSVNAQQARRLLDRIVGYKLSPLLSQKIQKGLSAGRVQSAALKIIVDREREIRAFVPVKYYSIDTVFKKDIDAELVKFENQKIEKLTITNAERAEYIVSTLKSEKFSVSDLISKQRKTQPNPPFMTSTLQQSASNALGFSPKKTMMLAQSLYEGVQTHEGFMGAITYMRTDSLNIAAEAISAARELIESEFGADYLPPKPNYYSTSSKGAQEAHEAIRPTNLVFTPEIAARFLEKDLLKLYTLIYNRFLASQMSACVSETQTLVITSQSAELKVGGKKVLFDGFYKVYGDMDKDKLLPNLNIGDELSLQSLKASEHFTEPPTRYSEAGLVKKLESLGIGRPSTYAPTISLLTSRDYVRVEKKQLVPNEVAFDMIDMLEKHFSNIVDSDFTSNLEQTLDKIAEAKANWQEVLNDFYHPFMERIKHGKTDIKSLKVATPIGEKCPECGGELVKRKGRFGEFVACSNFPKCKYSRNIKSQSEEQGSQKPQKELVTIEAPCPKCGGEIVQRFSRRGKFYGCKNYPKCDFISNYEPVVEACPECGGRMVKKELKRGTFHECVECKFKQPLGEQ, encoded by the coding sequence ATAATGAAAAATTTAATCATCGTCGAGTCGCCTGCAAAAGCAAGAACTATAAAAAATTTCCTAGGTAAGGACTATGACGTCATAGCCAGTAAAGGGCATATAAGGGACCTGCCAAAGACAAGCTTTGGTATAAAAATAGAAAATGATGAGTTTATTCCAGAGTATCGTGTGAGTGCAGATCACTCAAAAATAGTCAAAGAGATAAAAGAGCTAGCAAAGTCAGCAGACGCCATATATCTAGCAACGGACGAGGATAGAGAGGGAGAGGCGATAGCCTATCACATAGCAAACGCCATCGGCAAAAAGGCTCAAAGCCTGCCTCGCATAGTCTTTCATGAGATTACTAAAAACGCAATAAACAAAGCCCTGCAAAATCCTCGCATAATTGACATGGATAGCGTAAATGCTCAGCAAGCACGCAGGCTTCTTGATCGCATCGTGGGCTATAAGCTAAGTCCACTACTAAGCCAGAAAATTCAAAAAGGGCTAAGCGCTGGACGCGTACAAAGCGCGGCGCTAAAGATAATTGTTGATAGAGAGCGCGAGATACGGGCGTTTGTACCTGTAAAATATTACAGCATAGACACTGTGTTTAAAAAGGACATTGACGCTGAGCTTGTTAAATTTGAGAATCAAAAGATAGAAAAGCTAACAATCACAAATGCTGAGCGTGCAGAATACATAGTCTCGACGCTTAAGAGCGAGAAATTTAGCGTAAGCGATCTAATCAGCAAGCAAAGAAAGACTCAGCCAAATCCACCGTTTATGACTTCTACACTTCAGCAAAGCGCCTCAAATGCGCTAGGCTTTAGCCCTAAAAAGACGATGATGTTAGCGCAAAGCCTTTATGAGGGTGTGCAGACACACGAGGGCTTTATGGGTGCGATTACTTATATGAGGACAGATAGTCTAAATATCGCAGCTGAGGCTATAAGTGCAGCTAGGGAGCTAATAGAGAGTGAATTTGGTGCGGACTATCTACCGCCAAAACCAAATTATTACTCCACAAGCTCAAAGGGTGCACAAGAGGCACATGAGGCGATACGTCCAACAAATTTAGTCTTTACACCAGAGATTGCTGCTAGATTTTTAGAAAAAGATCTGCTAAAACTTTATACATTAATATACAACCGTTTTTTGGCCTCTCAGATGAGTGCTTGCGTGAGCGAGACGCAAACTCTAGTTATAACAAGTCAAAGTGCAGAGCTAAAAGTGGGCGGCAAAAAGGTACTTTTTGACGGATTTTATAAGGTGTATGGTGATATGGATAAGGACAAACTCCTGCCAAATTTAAATATAGGCGATGAGCTAAGCTTGCAAAGCTTAAAAGCGAGCGAGCATTTTACAGAGCCGCCGACACGTTACTCTGAAGCTGGGCTGGTTAAAAAGCTAGAAAGCCTAGGAATCGGACGTCCATCGACATATGCGCCGACTATTTCGTTGCTTACAAGCCGCGATTATGTGCGTGTTGAGAAAAAGCAGCTTGTGCCAAATGAGGTCGCTTTTGATATGATTGATATGCTTGAAAAGCACTTTAGTAATATTGTAGATAGCGATTTTACTTCGAATTTAGAGCAGACGCTTGATAAAATAGCTGAGGCTAAGGCAAACTGGCAGGAGGTGCTAAATGACTTTTATCATCCATTTATGGAGCGCATAAAACACGGTAAAACCGACATAAAAAGCCTAAAAGTCGCCACTCCAATAGGCGAAAAATGCCCAGAATGTGGCGGTGAGCTAGTAAAGCGCAAGGGTAGATTTGGCGAGTTTGTGGCTTGTTCAAATTTTCCAAAATGCAAATACTCGCGCAATATAAAATCACAAAGCGAGGAGCAAGGCTCGCAAAAACCACAAAAAGAGCTGGTTACAATAGAGGCTCCTTGCCCAAAATGTGGTGGCGAGATAGTGCAGAGATTTAGCCGTAGAGGTAAGTTTTATGGCTGTAAAAACTATCCAAAATGTGATTTTATCTCAAATTACGAGCCAGTGGTAGAGGCCTGCCCTGAGTGCGGCGGACGAATGGTAAAAAAAGAGCTAAAAAGAGGGACATTTCACGAGTGCGTGGAGTGTAAATTTAAGCAACCTTTAGGAGAGCAGTGA
- a CDS encoding biotin synthase, translating to MKMVMLCAISSLSSGICGEDCAYCTQNAKVKTDIDRYDIKTPEAVVNEAKRAAANHALGFCLVTSGAGLTDAKTEKVARIAAAVRKEVPGLMLIACNGLASEQQLRELKNAGVFSYNHNLETSREFYPQICTTHSWDERWQTNLNAKAAGLELCCGGIYGLGESEADRISMRKSLAELKPFSSPINFFISNPKLNLQVSRLSADEALNIVSDTVRELPECRIMVAGGREVVLGERQYEALERGAAAVVIGDYLTTKGEVASRDIVELQKRGYTFVTECH from the coding sequence ATGAAAATGGTAATGCTTTGTGCGATTAGCTCGCTTTCAAGCGGTATATGTGGAGAGGATTGTGCGTACTGCACCCAAAACGCCAAAGTAAAAACAGACATCGACCGTTATGATATAAAAACTCCTGAGGCGGTGGTAAATGAGGCAAAGCGTGCTGCGGCAAATCATGCGCTGGGCTTTTGCCTAGTTACAAGCGGCGCTGGTCTAACTGACGCAAAAACTGAAAAAGTGGCAAGAATTGCTGCTGCCGTGCGAAAAGAGGTGCCAGGCTTAATGCTAATTGCCTGTAATGGACTAGCCAGCGAGCAACAGCTAAGAGAGCTAAAAAATGCTGGGGTATTTAGCTATAATCACAATTTAGAAACTAGCCGCGAGTTTTACCCACAAATCTGCACCACACATAGTTGGGATGAGCGGTGGCAGACAAATTTAAACGCCAAAGCTGCCGGGCTTGAGCTATGCTGCGGAGGAATTTATGGGCTAGGGGAGAGTGAGGCGGACAGGATAAGCATGAGAAAAAGTCTTGCCGAGCTAAAGCCATTTTCAAGTCCGATAAATTTTTTCATTTCAAATCCAAAGCTAAATCTCCAAGTCTCTCGCCTAAGTGCAGATGAGGCGCTTAATATAGTAAGCGATACGGTGCGAGAGCTGCCTGAGTGCAGGATCATGGTAGCTGGAGGGCGTGAGGTGGTGCTGGGAGAGCGTCAGTATGAGGCGCTTGAGCGTGGGGCTGCGGCTGTCGTTATAGGGGATTATCTCACGACAAAGGGCGAGGTAGCAAGCCGTGATATAGTAGAGCTACAAAAGCGGGGATATACTTTTGTTACCGAGTGCCACTAA
- a CDS encoding cation:proton antiporter, giving the protein MLPSATNGLSILITLAFIIFASPYFSRLLRIPIAPIEIMLGAVAGYAGLIGHSDIFELVSEVGFFYLMFLAGTEVDLRIFFSADKAVLKRGLIYICLLYLLSALLTFALGLNPLFIIIIPLMSVGMVFTLIKEYGKDLGWLSLSMLIGSIGEVISIMLLTFIAAYFQFGASINLWLNIAYLIAFLIIAAFGFKLLDVLFWWYPKIRVILMPHHDKDEKGIRLCMALFFAVIALMLYLGLEIAFGAFIAGSFIATFFDHKEDLPHKLSSFGFGFLVPTFFVYIGSTFSLDALLRDRVALDAVLISVVMIGFRFISSFIFLNLLKFKGIALYALSHSMPLTLIIAVATIAHKTGDISENFYYSFILAALLQAIISMISIKLLMNTNKGARCQTQ; this is encoded by the coding sequence TTGTTACCGAGTGCCACTAATGGATTAAGCATACTCATAACTCTTGCTTTTATCATTTTTGCCTCTCCTTATTTTTCCAGGCTTTTACGCATACCCATAGCGCCTATTGAGATAATGCTAGGCGCAGTGGCTGGGTATGCTGGGCTTATCGGACATAGTGATATATTTGAGCTAGTAAGCGAAGTGGGATTTTTCTACCTTATGTTTTTAGCTGGAACTGAGGTGGATTTGCGGATATTTTTTAGTGCGGATAAGGCTGTGCTTAAACGCGGATTAATCTATATATGTTTGCTTTATCTACTCTCTGCACTGCTTACTTTTGCGCTGGGGTTAAATCCACTTTTTATTATAATTATCCCACTTATGAGCGTGGGTATGGTTTTTACGCTGATTAAGGAGTATGGCAAGGATTTGGGCTGGTTAAGCCTAAGCATGCTAATAGGCTCAATCGGCGAGGTTATTAGCATTATGCTTTTGACATTTATTGCGGCTTATTTTCAGTTTGGTGCGAGTATAAATTTATGGCTAAATATCGCGTATTTAATCGCATTTTTAATCATCGCTGCATTTGGTTTTAAACTGCTTGATGTGCTTTTTTGGTGGTATCCAAAGATTAGGGTTATCCTGATGCCACATCACGATAAGGATGAAAAGGGCATTAGGCTTTGTATGGCGCTATTTTTTGCCGTGATTGCACTAATGCTTTATCTTGGGCTTGAGATAGCCTTTGGAGCGTTTATCGCAGGTAGCTTTATAGCGACATTTTTTGATCACAAAGAGGACTTGCCGCATAAGCTTAGCTCATTTGGCTTTGGCTTTTTGGTACCGACATTTTTTGTATATATAGGTTCTACTTTTAGTCTCGATGCACTTTTGCGTGATAGGGTGGCGCTTGATGCAGTGCTCATTAGCGTTGTGATGATAGGATTTCGCTTTATTTCTAGCTTTATATTTTTAAATTTATTAAAGTTTAAGGGTATTGCGCTTTATGCCCTATCTCACTCTATGCCGCTTACTTTAATCATAGCTGTTGCTACCATAGCACACAAAACAGGAGATATTAGTGAGAATTTTTATTACTCTTTCATACTTGCAGCCCTTTTGCAGGCTATAATATCTATGATAAGTATAAAATTGCTTATGAATACAAATAAGGGGGCAAGATGTCAAACACAGTAA
- a CDS encoding citrate synthase encodes MSNTVTLTDNRTGASYEFPILDGTKGPSVIDISTLFTQTGMFTFDRGYTSTAMCRSSITFIDGQKGELLHRGYDIAYLAENHTFLEVSYLLLNKKLPNAHELEAFRLEMKKRSFIHEGMMKIFDAFPDKSHPMAILQAAVASLSSFYPDHLNANKPEEFHEMAMRIIAKMPTIAAFSYRFKKGIPIIYPNLDRGFTENFLYMLRSYPYEHVDLKPIEVKALDTVFMLHIDHEQNASTTTVRTVGSTHAHPYACIAAGIGALWGHAHGGANEGVIRQLEAIGTLDNVDKFIARAKDKNDPFRLMGFGHRVYKNFDPRAKVLKKMCAQLIDEIGIDSELLKVARRIEEIALSDEYFISRNLYPNVDFYSGLILKALGIPNDMFAVIFVIGRVSGWISQLIELKEQDSIKIVRPRQLYVGESNRV; translated from the coding sequence ATGTCAAACACAGTAACTCTAACGGATAACAGAACAGGCGCAAGCTATGAATTTCCGATACTTGATGGCACAAAAGGACCGAGTGTTATAGATATTTCTACGCTTTTTACTCAAACTGGCATGTTTACTTTTGACCGAGGATACACAAGTACTGCGATGTGTCGTAGCTCTATTACATTTATAGATGGGCAGAAGGGCGAGCTTTTACACAGGGGTTATGACATAGCCTATCTGGCTGAAAATCATACCTTTTTAGAGGTGTCTTATTTGCTTTTAAATAAAAAGTTGCCAAACGCACATGAGCTTGAGGCTTTTAGACTTGAGATGAAAAAGCGTTCATTTATTCATGAGGGTATGATGAAAATTTTTGATGCTTTTCCTGATAAGTCTCATCCTATGGCGATTTTGCAGGCTGCTGTGGCGTCGCTTAGCTCATTTTATCCAGATCACTTAAACGCAAACAAGCCTGAGGAATTTCACGAAATGGCTATGCGAATAATCGCCAAAATGCCGACAATTGCAGCATTTAGTTATCGCTTTAAAAAGGGCATTCCTATCATATACCCAAACCTAGACCGCGGCTTTACGGAGAATTTTTTATACATGCTACGCTCATATCCTTATGAACATGTGGACTTAAAGCCTATTGAAGTCAAGGCGCTTGATACGGTGTTTATGCTACATATCGACCACGAGCAAAATGCCTCTACTACGACTGTTCGTACGGTTGGTAGCACCCATGCACATCCATATGCGTGCATAGCAGCTGGTATAGGTGCACTATGGGGACACGCCCATGGTGGTGCAAATGAGGGTGTTATACGTCAGCTTGAGGCGATCGGCACGCTTGATAATGTTGATAAATTTATTGCTAGAGCAAAGGATAAAAATGACCCATTCCGCTTGATGGGCTTTGGACATAGGGTGTATAAGAACTTCGACCCACGTGCAAAGGTACTTAAGAAAATGTGCGCTCAACTAATTGATGAGATAGGTATTGATTCCGAGCTTTTAAAGGTAGCTAGACGCATAGAGGAGATAGCACTAAGTGATGAGTATTTTATCAGTAGAAATTTATATCCAAATGTCGACTTTTACAGCGGACTTATCTTAAAGGCGCTTGGTATTCCAAATGACATGTTTGCGGTGATTTTTGTCATAGGTAGGGTTAGTGGCTGGATAAGTCAGCTAATCGAGTTAAAAGAGCAAGATAGCATAAAAATAGTCCGCCCTAGACAGCTTTATGTTGGCGAAAGTAATAGGGTGTAG
- a CDS encoding 3'(2'),5'-bisphosphate nucleotidase CysQ has translation MNSLLKLAKKAAVEAGRAIMFEYDKSFSVRLKGDRSPVTSADLAANDKIYEILSASGISICSEESVLETRQRQEAEIFWLVDPLDGTKEFIDKNGDFCVCIALIEAGKAVLGVIFVPTTAELFYASSAGVFMERLGAGYGLLEILNLNKSAKNEKNIYLSRRSKNAVGKEIASTLGLKTHTIGSAIKFARLVQNGGAYVRISPSYIWDNAAGDALVRLSGGVVLDADSLEPINYASKSLKSPHFICLSKDMTFLLDDIVSIVGRFNLKS, from the coding sequence ATGAATAGCCTGTTAAAACTTGCTAAGAAAGCAGCCGTTGAGGCTGGGCGAGCCATCATGTTTGAGTATGATAAGTCCTTTAGTGTAAGGCTAAAGGGCGATCGCTCGCCAGTAACGAGTGCTGATCTTGCTGCAAATGATAAAATTTATGAGATACTCTCTGCTAGTGGCATTTCTATTTGTTCTGAGGAGAGCGTGCTAGAGACTAGACAGAGGCAGGAGGCGGAGATTTTTTGGCTTGTTGATCCGCTTGATGGGACGAAAGAATTTATCGATAAAAATGGCGATTTTTGCGTGTGTATAGCTTTGATCGAGGCTGGCAAGGCGGTGCTTGGCGTTATATTTGTACCTACGACGGCCGAGCTTTTTTACGCTTCTAGCGCTGGCGTTTTTATGGAGCGACTAGGGGCTGGATATGGGCTTTTGGAGATTTTAAATTTAAACAAATCTGCCAAAAATGAGAAAAATATCTACCTTTCAAGACGTAGTAAAAACGCAGTAGGCAAGGAAATAGCTAGTACGCTCGGACTTAAAACGCACACCATAGGCTCGGCCATAAAGTTTGCTCGCCTAGTGCAAAATGGCGGAGCATATGTGCGCATAAGCCCAAGCTATATCTGGGATAACGCAGCTGGCGATGCGCTCGTGCGCCTAAGTGGGGGCGTGGTACTAGACGCTGATAGCCTAGAGCCGATTAATTATGCCAGCAAGAGCTTAAAAAGTCCTCATTTTATCTGCCTAAGCAAGGATATGACCTTTTTACTCGATGATATAGTCTCCATTGTGGGTAGATTTAACCTTAAAAGCTAG
- the prfA gene encoding peptide chain release factor 1 — MLADKLKPFLDRYAEINSLLSDPAIINDIEKMTKLSKEQASIEPIKEVAQEYLQTLDDIESNKALLTDPELGELAKDELKSAEARKDELENEIKILLLPKDPNDDKNIFLEIRAGTGGDEAALFVGDLFGAYIRYAEARGYKYEIVSQSEGSVGGFKEIILLIKGSGAYSRLKYEGGTHRVQRVPETESQGRVHTSAVTVAIMPEVEDSEIQINPNDLRIDVMRSSGHGGQSVNTTDSAVRITHIPTGIVVTNQDGKSQHKNKEAAMKVLKARLYEMQEAERLEKESSERKSQVGTGDRSGRIRTYNFPQNRISDHRINLTLYRLDAIMAGGLFDEIIDPLIAHHQAEAMLAAGL, encoded by the coding sequence ATGCTTGCCGATAAACTTAAGCCATTTTTGGATCGCTATGCCGAGATAAACTCTCTCCTTAGCGATCCAGCTATCATCAATGACATAGAAAAGATGACAAAGCTCTCAAAAGAGCAGGCAAGCATAGAACCGATAAAAGAAGTCGCACAAGAGTACCTACAAACCTTAGATGACATAGAAAGCAACAAAGCGTTGCTAACAGATCCTGAGCTCGGCGAACTCGCAAAAGATGAGCTAAAATCGGCCGAGGCACGTAAAGACGAGCTAGAAAACGAGATTAAAATCCTACTTCTACCAAAAGATCCAAATGACGATAAGAATATATTTTTAGAGATTCGAGCTGGTACAGGCGGAGATGAGGCGGCTTTATTTGTCGGAGATCTTTTTGGTGCGTATATCAGATATGCCGAAGCTAGAGGCTATAAATATGAAATCGTAAGCCAAAGCGAGGGAAGTGTAGGAGGATTTAAGGAGATAATCCTGCTAATAAAAGGCAGTGGTGCATACTCTAGACTAAAATACGAAGGTGGCACTCACAGGGTACAACGTGTCCCAGAAACTGAAAGCCAAGGCAGAGTGCACACAAGCGCAGTAACTGTGGCAATAATGCCAGAGGTAGAAGACAGCGAGATACAGATAAATCCGAATGATTTAAGAATTGATGTCATGCGTTCAAGCGGGCACGGCGGACAGAGTGTAAACACTACAGATAGCGCCGTACGAATTACACACATACCAACAGGTATAGTCGTAACCAACCAAGACGGTAAATCTCAGCATAAAAACAAAGAAGCTGCCATGAAAGTCCTAAAGGCTAGACTTTATGAAATGCAAGAAGCCGAGCGACTTGAAAAAGAAAGTAGCGAGCGCAAAAGTCAAGTCGGCACAGGCGATAGAAGCGGACGTATACGCACGTACAACTTCCCACAAAACAGAATAAGCGACCATCGCATAAACCTCACTCTATACAGACTTGATGCGATAATGGCTGGGGGGTTATTTGACGAAATAATAGACCCTCTAATAGCTCACCATCAAGCAGAGGCAATGCTAGCAGCTGGGCTTTGA
- the rpsT gene encoding 30S ribosomal protein S20 gives MANHKSAEKRARQTIKKTERNRFYRTRLKNITKAVRVAVEAKDLSAATEALKVANKSIHSFVSRGFLKKQTASRRVSRLAQLVNTLKVA, from the coding sequence ATGGCAAACCACAAATCTGCTGAAAAAAGAGCAAGACAGACTATTAAAAAAACTGAGCGAAATAGATTCTACCGCACAAGACTTAAAAATATAACAAAAGCGGTACGCGTAGCAGTTGAAGCAAAAGACCTAAGTGCTGCTACAGAAGCACTAAAAGTAGCAAACAAAAGCATTCATAGCTTCGTAAGTCGTGGATTTTTGAAAAAGCAAACAGCTTCACGCCGTGTAAGCCGCCTAGCACAACTTGTAAATACTCTAAAAGTAGCCTAA